The Candidatus Thermoplasmatota archaeon genomic sequence CGAAGGGCCTTCTCGAGCGGATTCTCCCGAGCCTTTATCCCGATGTGTCCAAGAGGACCGCAGTGATCGAACAGATCCTTCACGCGCTCTACGCCCACGATGTTGGCGAGAACGCTCTTACGATCGAGAGCGCCATCGTCGTGATTGCAGACGGATGCGACATAACCAAAGGCAGAGGTAGGCTGTCTTTCGACATGGGCAAGCATGATATCCACTCGATATCGGCTCTCTCCATCGAATCGGTTGACATATACAAGGGCAAGACGAAACTCATCGAGATCCATGTCAACATGTCCAACTCGGCAGGGATTTACCAGGTCCAGGAGACTCTGGGGAATAAGGTCGCCAAGAGCCCGTTGAGGGATTACATCGAGATCGTGGCCGACTTGACCCCGTCAAAGACGCCTCCGGAACTGAGGATACTCGACAGGATCGTTTTCTCCGACGGCAAGTACAAGAACGTCTAGATGGAGAATAGCGGGATCGAGATGAACAGCATCGCCAAGGCGATGATCTGTCTCAATGTCAGCTGCTCCTTCAATCTCAGCTTCGCGACAGCTATCGTGACCAACGGATAGAGGTTCGTTATCGGCGACACGATGGACATATTGCCATTCTGGATCGCAAGGTAGAGCGTTATGCCCCCTCCTGCGAAGAAGAGCATTGAGAGCTCCAGGACCCATCCGTTCGATTTTGGCCTCTCGAACCTACCCTTCTCTCTAGCGAGCCAGTAGACTATCCAGATTGCCGGACATATCAGTGCGTAGACGCCGATGAAATTGGTGTCGCCTATGTCAGAAATCGCACCCTTCGCGAGGGCAGCGGATGTCCCCCAGAAGAATAGGGAGCATATGGCGAATGCGATCCCCAGAAGTTCGGTCTTCTTCCTTTCATTGCCGTTGTTTCCATTCGGGGAGTATGTGAAAATGAGCATGCTGGCCACGACGAGGACCACGCCTGCGGCCTCGCTGATGCCCATCGTCTCTCTAAGGAAGATGAGCGCAAGGACTACTGTCCAAGGAGCGTATGCCCCTGCAATGGTCCCGACGATGCTCACCTTGCCGTGCTTGAGCGATTCGTAGTAGGTGATGAACGCAGCACCCGAGAGGGCTGCAGCTGCCGCCGCCTGGAGCCAGGTCGATAGCGGGAAGGATCCGGGTTCGTGGAACACGATCCAGTAGGCGCTCCACATCACGAGTATGTTCGCTCCTAGCATGATGAGGAGATTTGCGGAGGAAACGTGTGTTCTGGTCTCCTTGGCAAAAACCTGACCGAAACCATACATCATTATGGTGGCAATCGAGAAAGGTAGCCAAAGGAGCTCCATCAATCCAGGCGATAAGCATTGTCTAGATAAGGGTTTCCACTCCAATCCAGCGCGTGTCGTCGAGAAGAGAAATCAGACGAGTCCTTTCGCCCTCTTGTCCTTCTCGAACAGCGTTCCTCCTTTCGAGTCGATCCTGAGGATCCTGTGGTATGGGATGGTCGCCTCATCGGTTTCGAAGAAGCCCCTTCCAAGCGCTCTGATCTCG encodes the following:
- a CDS encoding phosphohydrolase, with protein sequence KGLLERILPSLYPDVSKRTAVIEQILHALYAHDVGENALTIESAIVVIADGCDITKGRGRLSFDMGKHDIHSISALSIESVDIYKGKTKLIEIHVNMSNSAGIYQVQETLGNKVAKSPLRDYIEIVADLTPSKTPPELRILDRIVFSDGKYKNV
- a CDS encoding DMT family transporter; the protein is MELLWLPFSIATIMMYGFGQVFAKETRTHVSSANLLIMLGANILVMWSAYWIVFHEPGSFPLSTWLQAAAAAALSGAAFITYYESLKHGKVSIVGTIAGAYAPWTVVLALIFLRETMGISEAAGVVLVVASMLIFTYSPNGNNGNERKKTELLGIAFAICSLFFWGTSAALAKGAISDIGDTNFIGVYALICPAIWIVYWLAREKGRFERPKSNGWVLELSMLFFAGGGITLYLAIQNGNMSIVSPITNLYPLVTIAVAKLRLKEQLTLRQIIALAMLFISIPLFSI
- a CDS encoding DUF504 domain-containing protein; the encoded protein is MVYPRQVLNKLRWTEGESLDDAVIWYVHRGAPGDAMKIAGREIRALGRGFFETDEATIPYHRILRIDSKGGTLFEKDKRAKGLV